The proteins below are encoded in one region of Geomonas ferrireducens:
- a CDS encoding helix-turn-helix domain-containing protein, translated as MKTRSDHLDTIEKQEIAALAATGKSQRAIAKATGRAPKTIARVLKEPDVLDARAKIEDRLANRFEQLAVAVLDSVSEEDLAKASLQQKAISAATFTDKARLIRGQSTDNIGIMARLVREACEGGYLPPCPSNGEMGSGSDGGGSEGQKQKRDETGED; from the coding sequence ATGAAAACCAGATCGGACCACCTCGACACTATCGAGAAGCAAGAGATTGCAGCCCTTGCAGCCACAGGGAAAAGCCAGAGGGCCATAGCCAAGGCTACAGGCCGCGCCCCCAAGACGATTGCACGGGTGCTGAAAGAGCCTGATGTCCTCGATGCCAGGGCAAAGATTGAAGACCGCCTTGCCAATCGTTTTGAGCAACTGGCCGTGGCCGTGCTGGATTCGGTGTCGGAAGAAGATCTAGCCAAAGCGAGCCTACAGCAGAAGGCAATTTCTGCGGCCACCTTCACCGATAAAGCGCGGCTCATTCGCGGCCAATCAACCGATAACATCGGGATCATGGCGCGGCTGGTGCGGGAAGCATGTGAGGGCGGTTACCTGCCCCCCTGCCCTAGCAACGGTGAAATGGGTTCGGGTTCGGACGGCGGCGGCAGCGAAGGCCAGAAACAAAAGCGTGATGAAACGGGCGAAGACTGA
- a CDS encoding tetratricopeptide repeat protein: MADIAVYWEMATSTGGGNVLKKSLSLLLIFVSIIVDVRMAGAEYSTCADAYLAKNYASAFSLCKTEVSSGEDTDGWPQYYLSMMYRLGQGVRQDDSEGFNWALLSAKLGNWVSMYLVATDYAFNKGVSQDDRQALIWLSSLVRVDLKEAESLLAWFYDTGRGVTRDAATATKLYLLAAQQGDPDAQLRLSARYWGGVGVLQDYVEAHKWANLARSQGHSPIPQYLQELASLMTASQIEQAQKLAREWTPRERDPKAAAFLAPFLFPTR; this comes from the coding sequence GTGGCCGATATCGCGGTATACTGGGAAATGGCAACTTCAACAGGAGGTGGTAATGTGTTAAAAAAATCCCTCTCATTACTGTTGATATTCGTGAGCATCATAGTGGATGTTAGGATGGCGGGGGCCGAATATTCAACTTGTGCTGATGCTTATTTAGCCAAGAACTATGCTAGTGCTTTTTCGTTATGTAAAACGGAAGTAAGCAGCGGCGAAGACACAGATGGATGGCCGCAATATTATCTATCCATGATGTATCGACTTGGTCAAGGAGTAAGGCAAGATGACTCAGAAGGGTTCAATTGGGCTCTTCTATCAGCTAAACTAGGTAACTGGGTGTCGATGTATCTGGTTGCTACTGACTATGCCTTCAATAAAGGAGTATCACAGGATGACCGGCAGGCGCTAATTTGGCTATCTAGCCTAGTGAGAGTAGATCTTAAAGAAGCAGAAAGCTTGTTGGCGTGGTTCTATGACACAGGCAGGGGGGTGACAAGGGATGCGGCTACTGCTACAAAATTGTATTTGTTAGCTGCACAACAGGGAGATCCAGATGCGCAACTGAGGTTAAGTGCAAGATATTGGGGAGGAGTGGGAGTGTTGCAAGATTACGTCGAGGCTCATAAGTGGGCTAATTTAGCAAGATCGCAGGGCCATTCGCCTATTCCACAATATTTGCAAGAGTTAGCAAGCCTCATGACCGCCAGCCAGATTGAACAGGCCCAAAAGCTAGCAAGGGAGTGGACACCACGAGAACGAGATCCAAAAGCTGCAGCCTTCCTCGCACCCTTTTTGTTTCCAACGCGTTAG
- a CDS encoding DUF969 domain-containing protein has protein sequence MQGAVNLWPLIGVAVIIAGFILRQNPVMVVIIAAVVTGLTAAMPIDKILISLGTGFIKTRNLPLILLLPLGVIGLLERYGLKEQAQLIIAKIKSATAGRLLMVYLFVREITAGLGLVSLGGHPQMVRPLIAPMAEGATENRYGSIPEKLLHKIRAMAAATDNVGLFFGEDIFVAFGAIVLMQTILRGYSIEVNPLHMALWGIPTAISAFTIHAFRLRRLDVEIERELGLQKTTEAVVTEAFTGEKA, from the coding sequence ATGCAAGGAGCTGTAAATCTCTGGCCGCTCATCGGAGTTGCCGTAATCATTGCCGGTTTTATCCTACGGCAAAACCCCGTAATGGTTGTAATCATCGCGGCGGTGGTTACCGGTCTCACCGCAGCCATGCCCATCGACAAAATCCTCATCTCGCTGGGCACCGGATTCATCAAGACCAGAAATCTGCCCCTGATTCTATTGCTGCCGCTGGGGGTCATCGGTCTTTTGGAGCGCTACGGGCTGAAGGAACAGGCCCAGCTGATCATCGCCAAGATCAAGTCGGCGACTGCGGGGCGGTTGCTGATGGTCTACCTGTTTGTGCGCGAAATCACTGCGGGGCTTGGCTTAGTGAGTCTCGGCGGCCATCCCCAAATGGTGCGCCCGCTGATAGCGCCGATGGCGGAGGGGGCCACCGAAAACCGTTACGGCTCCATACCGGAGAAGCTGCTGCACAAGATACGGGCAATGGCGGCCGCCACGGATAACGTGGGGCTCTTCTTCGGGGAAGACATCTTCGTGGCGTTCGGAGCCATCGTGCTGATGCAGACGATCCTGCGGGGGTACAGCATAGAGGTCAATCCGCTGCACATGGCGCTATGGGGCATCCCGACGGCCATCTCCGCGTTCACCATCCACGCTTTCCGCCTGCGCAGGCTGGATGTCGAAATCGAACGTGAACTGGGACTGCAGAAAACGACTGAAGCCGTAGTTACTGAAGCATTCACAGGAGAAAAAGCATGA
- a CDS encoding toprim domain-containing protein — protein sequence MNATFGTYKKPGVIHRWQAGTDGSEFRYSPQVHPLEQLTVDHERIWTAAPPAQDKHPYLVRKGVSALGLRYHKGALLVPVRDIGGSLHGLQRIWPDGAKRFTPGTVKQGNFFLLGEIASREPVIICEGYATGATVHRATGNAVAIAFDAGNLLTVAQGIRAQFPDLPIIIAGDDDHATEDNPGAAMATEAARIVGGMLALPLFPGARGPKDSDFNDLAQKEGIEAVRLQLSGMGEATCSR from the coding sequence GTGAACGCTACTTTCGGCACCTACAAAAAACCGGGGGTGATTCACCGTTGGCAGGCCGGGACTGATGGTTCTGAGTTTCGCTATTCTCCCCAAGTCCATCCCCTTGAACAACTGACGGTTGACCACGAGCGGATCTGGACAGCGGCACCCCCGGCACAAGACAAACATCCCTACCTCGTTCGCAAAGGTGTTTCTGCTTTGGGGTTGCGCTACCACAAAGGAGCACTGTTGGTTCCGGTGAGAGACATCGGTGGTTCCCTTCATGGTTTGCAACGAATCTGGCCAGACGGGGCAAAGCGGTTCACGCCTGGGACGGTGAAACAGGGGAACTTTTTTCTGCTTGGGGAAATTGCTTCAAGGGAACCCGTCATTATCTGTGAAGGCTACGCGACCGGCGCGACCGTTCATCGGGCAACCGGCAATGCTGTAGCCATCGCATTTGATGCAGGGAACCTGCTTACCGTGGCGCAAGGTATTAGGGCGCAGTTTCCAGACTTGCCAATCATCATTGCGGGAGACGATGATCACGCTACCGAAGACAACCCCGGCGCTGCAATGGCAACTGAAGCGGCAAGGATCGTAGGCGGTATGCTGGCGCTCCCCCTGTTCCCTGGTGCCAGGGGGCCGAAAGATTCGGACTTCAACGATCTTGCACAGAAGGAAGGGATCGAGGCCGTTCGCCTTCAACTCTCAGGAATGGGGGAGGCGACATGTTCAAGGTAG
- a CDS encoding DUF979 domain-containing protein, whose amino-acid sequence MSSTILPLNYFFILLGLTLTIISLMSFRDKGNPRRIATGSFWALYAVVFLIGDLIPPLFAGIIVVAMALIAGLGGVSLGKYHQFTAKERHDSAVKLGNRLLYPALIIPFTTMIGSVVFQKTKIGGMFLLDQKNFTLVSLGIGCILALIVACRFTGSTPVQAMREARRLIDSMGWAVVLPHMLAVLGLLFMDAGVGKAVANVTTTYIPMDFKLVAVAVFCLGMTIFTMIMGNAFAAFPVMAGGVGVPILMGVFHGNPAIVAAIGMFSGYCGTLMTPMAANFNIVPAALLELPDKNGVIKVQIMTALPLLVVNIALMYFLMNAF is encoded by the coding sequence ATGAGCTCGACGATCTTGCCCCTGAACTACTTTTTCATACTGCTCGGACTGACCCTGACCATCATCTCCCTGATGTCCTTTCGCGACAAAGGGAACCCAAGAAGGATCGCTACCGGCTCGTTCTGGGCCCTCTACGCGGTGGTGTTTCTGATCGGTGACCTGATCCCTCCCCTTTTCGCAGGCATCATCGTCGTAGCCATGGCGCTCATCGCGGGTCTGGGCGGTGTCTCACTCGGCAAGTACCACCAGTTCACCGCCAAAGAGCGCCACGACAGCGCCGTGAAACTCGGCAACCGCCTGCTCTATCCGGCTTTGATCATCCCCTTCACCACTATGATCGGCTCGGTGGTGTTCCAGAAAACCAAGATCGGCGGCATGTTCCTGCTCGATCAAAAGAACTTCACCCTGGTCAGCCTCGGCATCGGCTGCATCCTCGCCCTGATCGTCGCCTGCCGCTTCACCGGATCCACACCGGTGCAGGCCATGCGCGAAGCACGCCGCCTGATCGACTCGATGGGATGGGCCGTGGTGCTTCCCCACATGCTGGCCGTCCTTGGGCTTTTGTTCATGGATGCAGGCGTTGGCAAGGCGGTCGCAAACGTGACGACAACCTATATCCCGATGGACTTCAAGCTGGTTGCGGTAGCGGTCTTCTGTCTCGGGATGACCATCTTCACCATGATCATGGGTAATGCCTTTGCCGCCTTTCCGGTAATGGCGGGAGGGGTCGGAGTTCCCATCCTCATGGGGGTGTTCCACGGCAACCCCGCCATCGTCGCCGCGATCGGCATGTTCTCGGGTTACTGCGGCACGCTCATGACGCCGATGGCGGCCAACTTCAACATCGTCCCTGCGGCCCTTCTTGAACTTCCGGACAAAAACGGCGTCATCAAGGTGCAGATCATGACGGCCCTGCCACTCTTGGTCGTCAACATCGCCCTGATGTATTTCCTGATGAACGCGTTCTAG